In one Brassica oleracea var. oleracea cultivar TO1000 chromosome C9, BOL, whole genome shotgun sequence genomic region, the following are encoded:
- the LOC106315551 gene encoding RNA polymerase II C-terminal domain phosphatase-like 4 has product MSVASDSPVHSSSSDDLAAFLETELDSDSDSSSESFPIGQAHDADAQLSNHRLKRQKLEYPEDETENVASVTFSEEISEASSSKVPCEHPGTFGNMCFVCGQKVEVTGVSFGYIHKGFKLQQDEVTRLRDIDMKALQSQRKLCLVLDLDHTLLNSTVLRDLKPEEEYLKSHTHSLQDVSGGDIFMLEFMHMMTKLRPFVHSFLKEASTMFVMYIYTMGDRPYARQMAKLLDPKGEYFGERIISRDDGTMKHQKSLDVVLGQEKAVLILDDTENAWPGHKDNLIVIERYHFFASSCKQFDHRFQSLSQLKSDESEPDGVLSAVLKVLKQTHSLFFQDGGEDLSSRDVRSLLKQVRKEILKGCKVVFSRVFPTKCRAEDHPLWRVAEGLGATCATEVDASVTHVVGMDVGTEKVRWAVREKKFVVHRGWIDAANYLWKKQPEENFGLEQLKKQGTDDVTVEK; this is encoded by the exons ATGAGCGTGGCGAGTGATTCTCCAGTGCATTCTTCTAGTAGCGACGATCTCGCTGCCTTCCTTGAAACAGAGTTGGATTCTGACTCTGATTCTTCCTCTGAGTCCTTCCCCATCGGACAAGCCCACGATGCTGATGCTCAACTTTCCAATCATAG GTTAAAGAGACAAAAGTTGGAGTACCCAGAAGATGAGACTGAGAATGTAGCTTCCGTGACCTTTTCAGAAGAAATCTCAG AAGCATCCTCGAGCAAGGTACCATGCGAACACCCAGGTACCTTTGGAAACATGTGCTTTGTTTGTGGCCAAAAAGTGGAAGTAACCGGTGTTTCATTTGGATACATACACAAG GGTTTTAAGCTCCAGCAAGATGAAGTCACCCGGTTGCGTGATATCGATATGAAAGCCTTGCAAAGCCAGCGGAAGTTATGTTTAGTTCTTGATTTAGACCACACTTTGCTTAATTCAACCGTACTTAGGGACCTGAAACCAGAGGAGGAATACTTGAAAAGCCATACGCATTCTCTTCAAG ATGTTTCTGGTGGCGATATCTTCATGCTCGAATTCATGCATATGATGACCAAACTAAGGCCGTTTGTTCATTCGTTTCTTAAAGAAGCCAGCACGATGTTTGTAATGTATATATACACAATGGGAGACAGGCCATATGCACGACAGATGGCCAAGCTGCTGGACCCAAAAGGAGAGTATTTTGGAGAACGGATCATTTCTCGAGATGATGGCACAATGAAACATCAGAAAAGTTTAGATGTGGTGCTGGGGCAAGAGAAAGCTGTTCTGATTCTTGACGATACAGAGAAT GCATGGCCAGGTCACAAGGACAATCTGATCGTGATAGAGAGGTATCACTTTTTTGCTTCAAGCTGCAAACAGTTCGACCACAGATTCCAGTCTCTCTCGCAGCTGAAGAGCGATGAGAGTGAACCGGATGGAGTACTTTCCGCTGTTCTTAAAGTCCTAAAACAAACGCATAGTCTATTCTTTCAG GATGGAGGAGAAGACTTATCGAGCAGAGACGTCAGGTCACTATTGAAGCAAGTGCGTAAAGAAATCCTTAAAGGATGCAAAGTAGTGTTCAGTCGAGTGTTCCCAACCAAGTGTCGGGCTGAGGATCACCCGCTGTGGAGGGTGGCCGAGGGATTGGGAGCTACCTGTGCAACGGAAGTGGACGCATCTGTAACACACGTGGTGGGTATGGATGTGGGAACAGAGAAGGTGCGTTGGGCCGTAAGAGAGAAGAAGTTCGTGGTGCATAGAGGGTGGATAGACGCAGCTAATTACTTGTGGAAGAAGCAACCAGAAGAGAACTTCGGGTTGGAGCAGCTGAAGAAGCAAGGAACGGATGATGTAACAGTTGAAAAGTAG